One window from the genome of Osmerus eperlanus chromosome 1, fOsmEpe2.1, whole genome shotgun sequence encodes:
- the lyar gene encoding cell growth-regulating nucleolar protein, with protein sequence MVFFTCNACGESLKKAQVDKHVNMCRGCQMLSCIDCGKDFWGEDYKNHIKCITEDQKYGGKGFEAKSNKGEFKQQQWIQRIHESMNKQGVSAMLKDVLNQVSSYDNVPRKKAKFQNWMKNSLKIYNPTLHAQVWDIFSATTDNPPEVPKKTEEPKHPVSENKADTNGSQPTYQNGAQEELAPDKKKLNKRERKEARQKKSGKIKKGQENDGSKDQQEEANKGKTKKRKRSSAEEGGEENGYTGERKSTKKQKKTKDSCEDNQNTEVAVEPTEQSQSEAGSKGKFNWKGTIKAVLRQSPQEGLSVKKLRKKVLAAYYACIGEKNFKSEEEVCAIFNKKISNNPKFRVLKDKVRLIN encoded by the exons ATGGTTTTCTTTACGTGCAATGCATGTGGCGAATCTCTGAAGAAAGCTCAAGTCGATAAACATGTGAACATGTGCCGTGGTTGCCAAATGTTATCATGCATAGATTGCGGGAAAGACTTCTG GGGAGAAGACTACAAGAACCACATCAAATGCATCACTGAGGATCAGAAGTATGGAGGCAAAGGCTTTGAGGCCAAGTCAAATAAAGGGGAATTTAAACAGCAACAATGGATTCAG AGAATCCATGAATCCATGAATAAACAAGGAGTCAGCGCCATGCTGAAAGACGTTCTTAACCAAGTCAGTTCGTATGACAATGTTCCACGAAAAAAAGCAAAGTTTCAG AACTGGATGAAAAATAGTTTAAAGATTTACAACCCTACTCTACATGCCCAAGTGTGGGACATCTTTTCAGCAACTACCGACAAT CCTCCTGAAGTCCCTAAGAAAACGGAGGAACCAAAGCATCCTGTGTCCGAAAACAAGGCAGACACCAATGGAAGTCAACCAACCTACCAAAATGGAGCACAAGAGGAGCTGGCTCCTGACAAGAAGAAGCTGAACAAGCGAGAGCGCAAGGAGGCAAGACAGAAGAAGAGCGGGAAAATCAAGAAAGGTCAGGAAAATGATGGTTCAAAGGATCAGCAGGAGGAGGCCAACAAAGGAAAGaccaagaaaagaaagagaagctctgcggaggagggtggagaggagaacgGGTACACTGGAGAACGGAAATCTACTAAGAAACAGAAGAAAACCAAGGATAGTTGTGAAG ATAACCAAAACACAGAGGTTGCTGTGGAACCGACAGAGCAATCTCAGAGTGAAGCAGGTTCTAAAG GTAAATTCAATTGGAAGGGAACAATCAAGGCAGTCCTCAGACAATCACCACAGGAGGGTCTCTCTGTGAAGAAACTCAGGAAGAAG GTTTTGGCAGCGTACTACGCATGCATCGGAGAAAAGAACTTCAAATCGGAAGAGGAAGTGTGCGCAATCTTCAACAAGAAGATTAGTAACAATCCCAAGTTTCGAGTTTTGAAAGACAAAGTTCGACTTATCAACTAG
- the tmem128 gene encoding transmembrane protein 128, with protein sequence MLDDSELVTLRNRFKSNAEVLMQGVSAVDNNEKSQEENDVKPLPRINRHSVFWIVASVCLTYYVDFLRVIVENKDIKSWWFNVGLVLFGVCLSLATFSIVYLEWYKGIQHYDQVYPAIAPTTTASFIAASCSFNIALWPVWSFLTPIILFTQFMGVVMLISMLG encoded by the exons ATGCTTGACGACAGTGAGCTTGTTACTCTGCGAAATAGATTTAAGAGCAATGCTGAAGTTCTAATGCAAGGAGTTTCGGCGGTTGACAACAATGAAAAGA GTCAAGAAGAAAATGATGTAAAACCCTTACCTCGTATCAACCGCCACTCTGTCTTCTGGATAGTGGCGTCTGTTTGCCTGACTTATTATGTGGACTTCCTCAGAGTCATTGTGGAGAACAAGGACATTAAAAG cTGGTGGTTCAATGTTGGCCTGGTTCTGTTTGGAGTATGTCTGTCCTTGGCTACTTTCTCCATCGTGTATCTCGAGTGGTACAAGGGGATACAGCACTATGACCAGGTGTACCCTGCCATTGCCCCAACAACAACCGCATCCTTCATTGCAGCATCATGCAG TTTTAATATTGcactctggcctgtgtggtcatTCCTCACTCCCATAATCCTGTTCACCCAATTCATGGGAGTGGTGATGCTGATATCCATGCTTGGTTGA